DNA sequence from the Raineyella sp. LH-20 genome:
CGGCCAACGGCGTCGCTTCGGCGATGATCGCTTCCTTGGCGGTGCGCGCCTCGTCGCGCTTGGCGCTCTGCTCGGCGAACTGGTGCTTGCGGCGGCGGGTGTAGGTGGTCCGCGCGGTGGAGAACCGGTGCCACAGCGCATCGTCGGTCGCCTTGTCGATCCGCGGCAGCGCCTTCCACTGGTCCAGCAGCGTACGGAACCGATTGACCCCGCCACGCCAGTCGCTGCCGGCGGCGATCTTCTCGGCCTCCGCGACCATCGCCTCCTTCGCTGTGCGGGTCTCCTCGTTCTGCGCGGCGCGGGCGGCCTTGCGCTCCTCGTTCTTGGCCTCCACCAACGGGCTCAGCGCGTCCAGCCGGGCCTCCAGTGCGGCCAGGTCACCGACCGCCGCGGCGTCGTGGACGGTCGTCCTCACCTGGGCGATCCGCTTGCGGGCGTCATCCGGGGTCAGGGCACCGCCCTTGAGCCGGTTCTCCAGCAGCTCGACCTCCACGGCGAGGTTCTCGTAGCGGCGGACGTAGAACGCGAGAGCCTCGGACGGGTCCGCACCGGCCACCTGGCCGACGGCGCGTTCGCCGTCCGGTGTGCGTACGAACACGGTGCCGTCGGTGTCGACGCGACCAAAGGAAGCTGGCCCTGTCATCTCGCTCATGGGGTACATCTTGCCGGATATGGTGGCCGTTGTGTTCATCGCGTCATTTCCCGCCGGGCCCTGGCAGACCAATTGCTACCTGGTGGCCCCGGCGGACGCCGGCCCGTGCCTCGTCCTCGACCCGGGAGTCGGCGCGTACGACACGGTGCGGGCACTGGTCGAAGAACACGGCCTGGCGCCGCAGGGCGTGCTGCTGACCCACGGGCACATCGACCACCTCTACAGCGC
Encoded proteins:
- a CDS encoding DUF349 domain-containing protein; the protein is MSEMTGPASFGRVDTDGTVFVRTPDGERAVGQVAGADPSEALAFYVRRYENLAVEVELLENRLKGGALTPDDARKRIAQVRTTVHDAAAVGDLAALEARLDALSPLVEAKNEERKAARAAQNEETRTAKEAMVAEAEKIAAGSDWRGGVNRFRTLLDQWKALPRIDKATDDALWHRFSTARTTYTRRRKHQFAEQSAKRDEARTAKEAIIAEATPLADSTDWGQTSRDFRDLMQRWKAAGPAQREIDDKLWKQFRALQDRFFDARNAAQNAQDEEFHGNQVAKEALLDQFEPQIHPDQDLGRAKELYRELLDKWTEIGKVPRDAIRGLDNRLHKIEQAVRDREAAEWKRTDPQARELATDTARKIQAQIDDLTAKATKAEARGDAKKTREYRESIATYQTWLEQAERAAHDFGA